Proteins encoded together in one Salmo trutta chromosome 3, fSalTru1.1, whole genome shotgun sequence window:
- the LOC115169423 gene encoding uncharacterized protein LOC115169423, with translation MTKYDMPVWHKDFNHSRFNVEKADADGMYRLAITNTDTTDEAVYYCAVRTVYEVNFINGTHLLLKGKNHQRSHYHTVVQRPVSDPVHPGHSVLSETCTGEHSVYWFRARSGESHPGVIYTPGNRSDECEKSPETPSPTQSCVYSLSKNNLSLSDAGTYYSAVATCGEILFGNGTNLHIEKATDPVIIALGVTSAFCLIAILILICTRHTRPVCEHCKAGAFQHIGHDNSSRESSSKDQDADTLNYAALNFSESKTKRGRKKSETPQDSVYSDVRCSDWE, from the exons ATGACAAAATATGATATGCCTGTATGGCACAAGGACTTTAACCATTCACGTTTCAATGTGGAGAAGGCTGATGCTGATGGGATGTATCGACTTGCTATTACAAACACGGACACAACAGATGAAGCCGTGTACTATTGTGcagtgagaacagtctatgaagTAAACTTTATCAATGGGACTCATTTACTATTGAAAG GTAAGAATCACCAGAGGTCACACTACCATACTGTGGTGCAGAGGCCAGTGTCTGACCCAGTCCATCCAGGACACTCTGTACTCTCTGAGACCTGTACAGGAGAACACAGTGTGTACTGGTTCAGAGCCAGATCAGGAGAATCCCATCCAGGAGTCATTTACACCCCTGGGAACAGGAGTGATGAGTGTGAGAAGAGCCCTGAGACTCCATCTCCTACACAGAGCTGTGTCTACAGCCTCTCTAAGAACAACCTCAGTCTCTCTGATGCTGGGACTTACTACTCTGCTGTGGCCACATGTGGGGAGATCTTGTTTGGCAATGGAACAAACCTGCATATTG AAAAAGCAACAGATCCTGTAATCATTGCTTTAGGAGTGACCTCGGCATTCTGTCTGATAGCGATCCTTATCCTCATCTGCACCAGACATACTAGACCAGTTTGTGAACATTGTAAAG CGGGTGCTTTTCAGCATATCGGACATGACAACTCAAGTAGAGAATCAAGCAGCAAG GATCAAGATGCAGATACCCTGAATTATGCTGCATTGAATTTCTCTGAGAGCAAAACTAAAAGAGGAAGAAAGAAGAGCGAGACACCACAGGACAGTGTGTACTCTGATGTCAGGTGTTCAGACTGGGAGTGA